One Rhizobium sp. NRK18 genomic window carries:
- a CDS encoding ferredoxin--NADP reductase, whose translation MNAPAKAENFAPAIPDGVYAEKVLSVTHYTDHLFRFSMTRPDGFRFRSGEFAMIGLMVGEKPIYRAYSIASPAWAEELEFFSIKVPDGPLTQHLQKIAPGDTVLMRKKPTGTLVLDALVPGKRLYMFSTGTGIAPFASLIRDPETYEKFDEVILTHTCREVAELKYGFDLVEEIRNDELLSEIVGDKLKHYATVTREDYPFQGRITDLIESGKLFSDLGVPPLDPAIDRGMICGSAAMLKDTKAVLEKAGLTEGANNKPAEFVIERAFVG comes from the coding sequence ATGAACGCGCCCGCTAAAGCCGAGAATTTCGCCCCCGCCATTCCGGACGGCGTCTATGCGGAAAAGGTCCTGAGTGTGACCCACTACACCGACCATCTTTTCCGCTTCTCGATGACGCGTCCCGACGGGTTCCGCTTCCGTTCGGGCGAGTTTGCCATGATCGGCCTGATGGTCGGCGAGAAGCCGATCTACCGCGCCTATTCGATCGCCAGCCCGGCCTGGGCCGAGGAACTCGAATTCTTCTCCATCAAGGTACCGGATGGCCCGCTGACCCAGCATTTGCAAAAGATCGCGCCCGGCGACACCGTGCTGATGCGCAAGAAGCCGACAGGCACGCTGGTTCTCGATGCGCTCGTTCCCGGCAAGCGTCTCTACATGTTCTCGACCGGCACCGGCATTGCGCCATTCGCCAGCCTGATCCGCGATCCGGAAACCTATGAGAAGTTCGACGAGGTCATCCTGACCCACACCTGCCGCGAGGTCGCCGAACTGAAATACGGCTTCGACCTCGTTGAGGAGATCAGGAACGACGAACTGCTGAGCGAGATCGTCGGTGACAAGCTGAAGCATTACGCGACGGTCACCCGTGAGGATTACCCCTTCCAGGGTCGCATCACCGACCTGATCGAGAGTGGCAAGCTGTTTTCCGATCTCGGCGTTCCGCCGCTCGATCCCGCAATCGACCGCGGCATGATCTGCGGTTCGGCCGCCATGCTGAAGGATACCAAGGCGGTCCTGGAAAAGGCGGGTCTGACCGAAGGCGCCAACAACAAGCCGGCCGAATTCGTGATCGAACGCGCTTTCGTCGGCTGA
- a CDS encoding DUF934 domain-containing protein has translation MTKIWKETGFVENDPWVIETEEVKADGSQKAILPLDAFLAKAEESNDTGLGVLIRPADDVTRLEPYLGRIALVAVEFPAFNDGRAFSHASLLRDRLGYKDEIRAVGDVLIDPLALMLRVGIDSFAVTNATALKRLAEGRIPGISLHYQPAAREAANPGSYSWRRSAKPAA, from the coding sequence ATGACGAAAATCTGGAAGGAAACCGGCTTCGTTGAGAACGATCCCTGGGTGATCGAGACCGAAGAGGTCAAGGCGGACGGCAGCCAGAAGGCGATCCTGCCGCTCGATGCTTTTCTGGCGAAGGCCGAGGAGAGCAACGACACCGGCCTCGGCGTTCTGATCCGCCCGGCCGACGACGTGACCCGGCTTGAGCCCTATCTCGGCCGCATCGCTCTGGTCGCCGTCGAGTTCCCGGCCTTCAACGATGGTCGCGCTTTCAGCCATGCGTCGCTATTGCGCGATCGCCTGGGCTACAAGGACGAAATCCGCGCCGTCGGCGACGTCCTGATCGATCCGCTGGCCTTGATGCTGCGCGTCGGGATCGACAGCTTTGCGGTCACGAATGCGACGGCGTTGAAGCGGCTTGCCGAAGGCCGCATTCCCGGCATCTCGCTGCATTACCAGCCGGCAGCGCGGGAAGCAGCCAATCCCGGCAGCTACAGCTGGCGGCGTAGCGCCAAGCCGGCCGCTTGA
- a CDS encoding nitrite/sulfite reductase: MYRYDEFDHAFVGERVDQFRDQVGRRLSGEISEDAFKPLRLMNGVYLQLHAYMLRVAIPYGTLNSKQMRMLAHIARKYDRGYGHFTTRQNIQYNWPKLSDTPDILDELASVEMHAIQTSGNCIRNVTADHFAGAAADEVADPRPYAEILRQWSSVHPEFSFLPRKFKIAVTGAERDRAAIQVHDIGLHLKKNDKGELGFAVYVGGGQGRTPMIAKKICDFLPEEDLLTYTTAILRVYNLHGRRDNKYKARIKILVHETGTEELKAQVEAEFANLKDSELKLPDADVQAIAAYFAPPALAERPEGWANLAAWKKADPAFAEWVGQNVHPHKHPDYASVTISLKPIGGIPGDATDVQMEAVADIAAEYAFDEIRISHEQNIILPHVAIADLEAVYRALVSYGLATANAGLITDIIACPGLDYCALANARSIPLAQELSTRFGSSERQADIGELKIKISGCINACGHHHVGHIGLLGVEKKGTELYQITLGGSGDENTSIGEIIGRGFEPEKVTDAVETIVDTYLGLRQSKEETFLQAYRRVGAQPFKDALYGNEAKAA, encoded by the coding sequence ATGTACCGTTACGACGAATTCGACCACGCCTTTGTCGGCGAGCGCGTCGACCAGTTTCGCGACCAGGTCGGCCGCCGCCTCTCGGGAGAAATCTCCGAGGACGCCTTCAAGCCGCTGCGCCTGATGAATGGTGTCTACCTGCAGCTGCACGCCTACATGCTGCGCGTCGCCATTCCCTACGGCACGCTGAATTCCAAGCAGATGCGCATGCTGGCCCATATCGCCCGCAAGTATGACCGCGGCTATGGCCATTTCACCACCCGCCAGAACATCCAGTACAACTGGCCGAAGCTGTCGGACACGCCGGATATTCTCGATGAACTGGCGTCCGTCGAGATGCATGCCATCCAGACGTCCGGCAACTGCATCCGCAACGTGACCGCCGACCATTTCGCCGGAGCTGCCGCCGACGAGGTCGCCGATCCGCGTCCCTATGCCGAAATCCTGCGCCAGTGGTCCTCCGTCCATCCGGAGTTCTCCTTCCTGCCGCGCAAGTTCAAGATCGCCGTCACCGGTGCCGAGCGCGACCGCGCCGCCATCCAGGTGCACGATATCGGCCTGCACCTGAAGAAGAACGACAAGGGTGAACTCGGCTTCGCCGTCTATGTCGGCGGCGGGCAGGGGCGTACCCCGATGATCGCCAAGAAGATCTGCGACTTCCTGCCGGAAGAAGATCTCCTGACCTACACGACGGCCATCCTGCGGGTGTATAACTTGCACGGCCGCCGCGACAACAAGTACAAGGCGCGCATCAAGATCCTCGTCCACGAAACCGGTACCGAGGAACTGAAGGCGCAGGTCGAGGCCGAGTTCGCCAATCTGAAGGACAGCGAGCTGAAGCTGCCCGATGCCGATGTTCAGGCGATCGCCGCCTATTTCGCGCCGCCGGCTCTCGCCGAGCGTCCGGAAGGCTGGGCCAATCTCGCCGCCTGGAAGAAGGCCGATCCGGCATTCGCCGAATGGGTTGGCCAGAACGTCCACCCGCACAAGCATCCCGACTACGCCTCGGTGACGATCTCCCTGAAGCCGATCGGCGGCATTCCGGGTGACGCCACGGATGTGCAGATGGAGGCCGTCGCCGATATCGCCGCCGAATACGCGTTCGACGAAATCCGCATCAGCCACGAGCAGAACATCATCCTGCCGCATGTGGCGATCGCCGATCTCGAGGCCGTATACCGTGCGCTCGTATCCTACGGGCTGGCGACCGCCAATGCCGGCCTGATCACCGATATCATTGCCTGTCCCGGGCTGGATTACTGTGCGCTTGCCAATGCGCGCTCGATCCCGCTGGCTCAGGAACTCTCCACCCGCTTTGGTTCGTCCGAGCGCCAGGCCGACATCGGCGAACTGAAGATCAAGATTTCGGGCTGCATCAATGCCTGCGGCCACCACCATGTCGGCCATATCGGCCTTCTGGGCGTGGAAAAGAAGGGCACCGAGCTCTATCAGATCACGCTTGGCGGTTCCGGCGACGAGAACACCTCGATCGGCGAGATCATCGGCCGCGGTTTCGAGCCGGAAAAGGTGACGGATGCGGTCGAGACGATCGTCGACACCTATCTTGGTCTGAGGCAGTCGAAGGAGGAGACCTTCCTTCAGGCCTATCGCCGCGTCGGCGCGCAGCCCTTCAAGGATGCGCTTTACGGCAACGAAGCCAAGGCAGCCTGA
- a CDS encoding DUF2849 domain-containing protein: MTDKVLTANRLGDGIAVWLTAAGEWSEKLQDALVARHAEAVEALEAIGKRDYAGNKVVDVNVIDVEEIDGAIRPQRLRERIRAAGPTMEYAVGYQPADPKFIAV, encoded by the coding sequence ATGACCGACAAGGTTTTGACCGCCAACCGTCTTGGCGACGGTATCGCCGTCTGGTTGACGGCCGCCGGCGAGTGGAGCGAGAAACTGCAGGACGCGCTCGTCGCCCGCCATGCCGAGGCGGTGGAAGCCCTTGAAGCGATCGGCAAGCGCGACTATGCCGGCAACAAGGTGGTCGACGTCAATGTGATCGACGTCGAGGAGATTGACGGCGCCATCCGCCCGCAGCGTCTGCGCGAACGCATCCGCGCCGCCGGACCGACCATGGAATACGCCGTCGGCTACCAGCCCGCAGACCCCAAATTCATCGCCGTTTGA
- the cysG gene encoding siroheme synthase CysG, giving the protein MGRMPAAKDKLAVFPAFFRVADEVAAVFGNGDEAYAKARLLANTQARIVAYATDPEPDYAAFLSANGFALVAEEFSPEQLNGAKLVFAATGDAALDRQIVTAARVAKIPANAVDQPDYCDFFTPALVNRAPVAVAIGTEGAGPVLAQLIRAQIDQLLSPSLGRLARLAIDYRSAAERMTEKGSARRGFWRNFFSGPVARAVERDDMAGARREATHLLLQSYAKAVGHVSLVGAGPGAVDLLTLRAQRLLMQADVIVFDALVPQEIVDMGRRDAERISVGKRKGCHSKSQDEINDLLVELGREGKRVVRLKSGDPLVYGRAAEEMAALREANISYEVVPGITSAFAAAADFELPLTLRGIASSLIFTTGHDLTGDVLPDWASLAVSGATIAVYMGRTVAASVAGRLMKAGLSAETTVAVIENASRDDRRLLHGTLSDLPGLETRDDLTGPVMVVIGDAVAGANFDHSEPLAVGRAPAPKAAEFSARSA; this is encoded by the coding sequence ATGGGTCGCATGCCAGCTGCCAAGGACAAGCTTGCCGTCTTTCCCGCCTTCTTCCGCGTTGCGGATGAGGTTGCGGCCGTATTCGGCAATGGCGACGAGGCTTACGCCAAGGCGCGGCTGCTGGCCAATACGCAGGCCCGCATTGTCGCCTACGCGACCGATCCCGAGCCGGACTACGCCGCCTTCCTGTCCGCAAACGGCTTTGCACTGGTTGCGGAGGAATTTTCTCCAGAACAGCTGAACGGCGCAAAGCTCGTCTTCGCCGCGACCGGCGATGCCGCCCTTGACCGGCAGATCGTGACTGCGGCGCGCGTAGCCAAAATTCCGGCGAACGCCGTCGACCAGCCTGATTATTGCGATTTCTTCACCCCGGCTCTCGTCAATCGCGCGCCGGTGGCCGTGGCCATCGGCACGGAAGGGGCGGGCCCGGTTCTCGCCCAGCTGATCCGCGCCCAGATCGACCAGTTGCTGTCGCCCTCGCTCGGCCGGCTCGCACGTCTGGCGATCGACTACCGTTCCGCTGCCGAGCGCATGACCGAGAAGGGTTCGGCGCGGCGCGGTTTCTGGCGCAATTTCTTCTCCGGCCCGGTCGCGCGGGCCGTCGAGCGCGACGACATGGCCGGCGCCCGGCGCGAGGCCACGCATCTTCTGTTGCAGTCCTACGCAAAGGCCGTCGGGCATGTGTCGCTCGTCGGTGCCGGTCCGGGTGCGGTCGATCTGCTGACGCTTCGTGCCCAGCGCCTGCTGATGCAGGCCGATGTCATCGTCTTCGACGCGCTGGTGCCGCAGGAGATCGTCGACATGGGCCGTCGTGACGCGGAGCGCATTTCCGTCGGCAAGCGCAAGGGTTGCCATTCGAAGTCGCAGGACGAGATCAACGACCTACTCGTCGAACTTGGCCGTGAAGGCAAGCGTGTTGTTCGCCTGAAATCGGGCGATCCGCTGGTCTACGGCCGGGCGGCGGAAGAGATGGCCGCGCTGCGCGAGGCGAATATTTCCTATGAGGTCGTCCCGGGCATCACGTCGGCTTTTGCCGCGGCCGCCGACTTCGAACTGCCGCTGACGCTGCGCGGCATCGCCTCGTCGCTGATCTTCACCACCGGCCATGACCTCACCGGCGATGTCCTGCCCGACTGGGCCTCGCTTGCCGTGTCCGGCGCGACGATCGCCGTCTATATGGGCCGCACGGTCGCTGCATCGGTTGCCGGGCGTCTGATGAAGGCGGGTCTCTCCGCCGAAACCACGGTTGCCGTGATCGAGAATGCCAGCCGCGACGATCGCCGCCTGCTACATGGCACGCTTTCCGACCTGCCGGGCCTTGAGACGCGTGACGATCTGACCGGACCGGTCATGGTGGTCATCGGCGACGCGGTTGCCGGCGCTAATTTCGACCATTCCGAACCTCTGGCCGTGGGCCGCGCACCGGCCCCGAAGGCCGCCGAATTTTCTGCAAGGAGTGCATGA
- a CDS encoding MFS transporter, whose product MAPPIATASATEGLEDHPTMSAALTLLFAAACGLIAANLYYAQPLAGPIGQSLGMSPGAAGLVVTLTQIGYGLGLLLIVPLGDLVENKRLVLILTGLAGLAALGCALSGSPAPFLVSSLLVGIASVAVQVLVPFAAHMAPHESRGRVVGNVMSGLMVGIMLARPVASMIANFFSWHAVFLFSVAAMLVIGVVLAVALPSRRPTSKMTYPALLASLGHLFVSEPVLRRRALYQAGLFAAFSLFWTVTPLVLAGPAFGIGQDGIALFALAGAAGAIASPIAGRLADRGLIRPATVFAMLSVAAAFLITHLTGEGSTLSLALFVFAAILLDFGVTTNMIVGQRAIFGLSPEHRSRLNGVFMATFFTGGAIGSAVGGWAFAEGGWLFASLIGTALPLLALAGFATERR is encoded by the coding sequence ATGGCCCCGCCCATCGCCACCGCCTCAGCCACTGAAGGTCTCGAGGACCATCCGACCATGTCGGCCGCATTGACGCTGCTCTTCGCAGCCGCCTGCGGCCTGATTGCCGCCAACCTCTATTATGCCCAGCCGCTGGCCGGACCGATCGGCCAGTCGCTCGGCATGTCGCCCGGTGCCGCAGGCCTCGTCGTCACGCTGACCCAGATCGGCTACGGCCTCGGCCTTCTGCTGATCGTGCCGCTCGGCGATCTTGTCGAGAACAAGCGGCTGGTGCTGATCCTGACGGGGCTCGCCGGTCTGGCGGCGCTCGGATGTGCGCTGTCCGGCAGCCCGGCGCCATTCCTCGTATCGTCGCTCCTTGTCGGCATCGCGTCCGTCGCCGTCCAGGTTCTGGTGCCCTTTGCGGCCCATATGGCGCCACATGAAAGCCGAGGGCGCGTTGTCGGCAATGTCATGAGCGGCCTGATGGTCGGCATCATGCTGGCGAGGCCGGTCGCGAGCATGATTGCCAACTTCTTCTCATGGCATGCCGTCTTCCTGTTCTCGGTCGCCGCCATGCTGGTCATCGGCGTCGTGCTGGCGGTTGCGCTGCCGAGCCGGCGGCCGACATCGAAGATGACCTATCCGGCGCTGCTGGCCTCGCTCGGACATCTGTTCGTCAGCGAACCGGTGCTGCGGCGGCGCGCGCTCTACCAGGCCGGCCTGTTTGCCGCGTTCAGCCTGTTCTGGACCGTCACGCCGCTGGTGCTGGCCGGCCCGGCCTTCGGGATCGGTCAGGACGGCATCGCGCTCTTCGCGCTGGCCGGTGCGGCAGGCGCGATAGCATCGCCGATCGCCGGACGGCTCGCCGACCGAGGCCTGATCAGGCCGGCCACCGTTTTCGCCATGCTGTCGGTTGCCGCCGCATTCCTGATCACGCATCTGACCGGCGAAGGATCGACGCTGTCCCTTGCGCTCTTCGTCTTTGCCGCGATCCTTCTCGACTTCGGCGTCACGACCAACATGATCGTTGGGCAGCGCGCGATCTTCGGCCTGAGCCCCGAACACCGCAGCCGCCTCAACGGCGTCTTCATGGCGACCTTCTTTACTGGCGGTGCGATCGGCTCCGCCGTTGGGGGCTGGGCGTTCGCCGAGGGCGGCTGGCTCTTTGCCTCGCTGATCGGCACCGCCCTGCCGTTGCTGGCGCTCGCCGGATTCGCCACCGAACGCCGCTGA
- a CDS encoding TetR/AcrR family transcriptional regulator, whose protein sequence is MNDLSTADIAASRGPGRPRSFDMEAALDKAIVAFSERGYHAASIAELTSAMELTPGSVYKAFGDKKGVFLAAFDRYKSVRNALRDGAVGKGANGRDKLRRLLQFYADASCGEEGLRGCLVVGTATELAIADDEAAERVRRSMAATEAYVFDLIGEGREDGSIAPSIDGRATARLMVSILQGMRLVGKAGRSREEMTSMVEAAMRLFD, encoded by the coding sequence ATGAACGATTTGAGCACAGCAGACATCGCGGCTTCTCGCGGTCCCGGCCGGCCCCGCAGCTTCGACATGGAGGCGGCGCTGGACAAGGCGATCGTCGCGTTTTCGGAACGTGGCTATCATGCGGCATCCATTGCCGAACTGACGTCCGCCATGGAATTGACGCCCGGCAGTGTCTACAAGGCATTCGGCGACAAGAAGGGCGTCTTTCTGGCGGCCTTCGATCGCTACAAGTCCGTGCGCAACGCGCTACGGGATGGAGCGGTCGGAAAAGGCGCCAATGGGCGCGACAAATTGCGGCGGCTGCTGCAATTCTACGCCGATGCCTCGTGCGGCGAGGAGGGCCTCAGGGGCTGTCTCGTGGTCGGCACCGCGACCGAACTGGCGATCGCCGACGATGAAGCCGCCGAACGCGTCCGCCGTTCCATGGCGGCCACCGAGGCCTATGTATTCGACTTGATCGGGGAGGGCCGGGAGGACGGCTCGATAGCTCCGTCGATCGATGGGAGGGCGACGGCAAGGCTGATGGTGAGCATCCTGCAGGGGATGCGCCTCGTCGGCAAGGCCGGACGCAGCCGGGAGGAGATGACTTCCATGGTCGAGGCGGCGATGCGCCTCTTCGACTGA
- a CDS encoding deaminase, which yields MLAARLLDVIENDILPLTQAGVSTGNKVFGAAILRKSDLSLVIAGTNNETANPLWHGEVHTLKQFYEMAEPPVTKDLIFLSTHEPCTMCMSAITWAGFDNFYYFFSHEDSRDAFAIPHDLKILKEVFGLEPGGYRRNNAFWHSAWITDMVETADEPMKSDLKAQIARIKAMYDDASGVYQSKKGESQIPLA from the coding sequence ATGCTTGCCGCCCGTCTTCTCGACGTGATCGAGAATGACATCCTTCCCCTGACACAAGCCGGTGTTTCGACCGGAAACAAGGTTTTCGGTGCCGCCATCCTGCGCAAGTCGGACCTGTCGCTGGTCATCGCGGGAACCAACAACGAGACCGCCAATCCGCTCTGGCATGGCGAAGTCCATACGCTGAAGCAGTTCTACGAGATGGCCGAACCGCCGGTGACGAAGGATCTGATCTTCCTGTCGACACACGAGCCCTGCACCATGTGCATGTCGGCGATCACCTGGGCCGGCTTCGACAATTTCTATTATTTCTTCAGCCATGAAGACAGCCGCGACGCCTTCGCCATTCCCCACGATCTGAAGATCCTCAAGGAGGTGTTCGGGCTGGAGCCCGGCGGCTACCGGCGCAACAACGCCTTCTGGCATTCCGCCTGGATCACCGACATGGTCGAGACGGCGGACGAGCCGATGAAAAGCGATCTGAAAGCGCAGATCGCCCGCATCAAGGCCATGTACGACGACGCCTCCGGCGTCTATCAGTCCAAGAAGGGCGAAAGCCAGATCCCGCTCGCCTGA
- the mazG gene encoding nucleoside triphosphate pyrophosphohydrolase codes for MEPSKDVSRLIEIMAALRNPETGCPWDIVQNFETIKPYTVEEAYEVADAIERNDMDDLCEELGDLLLQVVFHSRMAEEAGEFSFGDVVHAVTRKMIRRHPHVFAVSDAQTPDQVKLQWDEIKRQEKAERAERRARRGLTADATDRHLGSVQRSFPALTEALKIQERAAKVGFDWSEAAPILDKIEEEIGELREALASNEQEKVADELGDLIFAVVNIGRHVKADPENALRGTNTKFRRRFGYIEDRLKAEGRTLGGATLDEMEALWQEAKGKV; via the coding sequence ATGGAACCTTCGAAAGACGTCTCGCGCCTCATCGAGATCATGGCGGCGCTGCGCAATCCCGAGACGGGATGCCCGTGGGACATCGTGCAGAATTTCGAGACGATCAAGCCCTATACGGTCGAGGAGGCCTATGAGGTCGCCGATGCGATCGAGCGCAACGACATGGACGATCTCTGCGAGGAGCTCGGCGACCTGCTCCTGCAGGTGGTGTTCCATTCCCGTATGGCGGAGGAAGCCGGCGAGTTCAGCTTCGGCGATGTCGTCCATGCCGTCACCCGCAAGATGATCCGCCGGCACCCGCATGTGTTTGCCGTTTCCGACGCGCAGACGCCCGACCAGGTCAAGCTGCAATGGGACGAGATCAAGCGTCAGGAAAAGGCCGAACGGGCGGAACGCCGAGCCCGGCGCGGCCTGACAGCCGACGCCACCGATCGTCATCTCGGCTCGGTGCAGCGGTCGTTTCCCGCGCTCACCGAGGCGTTGAAGATCCAGGAACGCGCCGCCAAGGTCGGCTTCGACTGGTCCGAGGCCGCACCTATCCTCGACAAGATCGAGGAGGAGATCGGCGAACTGCGGGAAGCCCTGGCAAGCAATGAGCAGGAGAAGGTCGCGGATGAACTCGGCGACCTGATTTTCGCCGTCGTCAATATCGGCCGCCATGTGAAGGCCGATCCGGAAAACGCGCTGCGCGGCACGAACACCAAGTTCCGCCGCCGCTTCGGCTATATCGAGGACAGGCTCAAGGCCGAAGGCCGAACGCTTGGCGGGGCCACGCTCGACGAGATGGAAGCGCTCTGGCAGGAAGCCAAGGGAAAGGTCTGA
- a CDS encoding DUF4424 domain-containing protein, producing the protein MASRQRRIGFLPALMLAATAAAGPAHANGSVSEFAAGGVTFKEEPQISIAREDLSLSVDSVKVHYDFKSDAKGALTRTIGFPLPKVPQDDSPDSLGGGMENDGDPRNYMHFEVSVNGQPVAPTLHEYAWFNGENITERLKALGVPVFAPPDEDLSDLPEATVKALEKDGLAHMDGDFLIVRWDYQAVYEWSQDFAPGVTKVDIAYQPLTGAPSDYGDFFEAGEGAKTYCVDDAFRERLKSLRDTGKYPDALTLGYILTTANNWQGPIAEFNLKVESGKDSIASLCPPQGTKAGGPFEWHAMDFTPEQDLKVLFFAYSTGE; encoded by the coding sequence ATGGCAAGTAGGCAGCGCCGGATCGGATTTTTGCCGGCCCTGATGCTGGCCGCCACAGCCGCCGCCGGACCGGCTCATGCCAATGGTTCCGTCTCCGAATTCGCCGCCGGCGGTGTCACCTTCAAGGAAGAGCCGCAGATTTCCATCGCCCGCGAGGACCTGTCGCTCTCCGTCGACAGCGTGAAGGTCCATTACGACTTCAAGTCCGACGCCAAGGGCGCGCTCACCCGTACGATCGGTTTTCCGCTTCCGAAGGTTCCGCAGGACGATTCGCCCGACAGCCTCGGCGGCGGCATGGAAAATGACGGCGATCCCCGCAACTACATGCATTTCGAAGTGTCTGTGAACGGCCAGCCGGTGGCGCCGACCCTGCACGAATATGCCTGGTTCAACGGCGAGAACATCACCGAGCGGCTGAAGGCCCTCGGCGTTCCGGTGTTTGCGCCGCCGGACGAAGATCTGTCCGACCTGCCGGAGGCAACGGTCAAGGCGCTGGAGAAGGACGGGCTTGCCCACATGGACGGCGATTTCCTGATCGTCCGCTGGGACTATCAGGCCGTCTACGAATGGAGCCAGGATTTCGCACCCGGCGTCACGAAGGTCGATATCGCCTACCAGCCGCTGACAGGCGCGCCGTCCGACTACGGCGATTTTTTCGAAGCGGGCGAGGGGGCGAAGACCTATTGCGTCGATGATGCATTCCGCGAGCGCTTGAAATCGCTACGGGACACCGGCAAGTATCCGGATGCACTGACTTTGGGCTACATCCTGACGACCGCCAACAACTGGCAGGGGCCGATCGCCGAATTCAATCTGAAGGTCGAGAGCGGCAAGGACAGCATCGCCTCGCTTTGCCCGCCTCAGGGGACGAAAGCCGGCGGGCCGTTCGAATGGCATGCGATGGATTTCACGCCAGAACAGGATCTGAAGGTCCTGTTCTTCGCCTATTCCACCGGCGAATAG
- the hflX gene encoding GTPase HflX, whose amino-acid sequence MRAVVLVPVLKESRNNKSNQPPKPERLPESRLEEAIGLARAIDLEIVHGAVVFVNDPRPATLIGTGKIEEIKAVLDELDAGLVIVDHPLTPVQQRNLEREWNAKVIDRTGLILEIFGRRASTKEGRLQVELAHLNYQKGRLVRSWTHLERQRGGAGFMGGPGETQIEADRRILQDKIVKLERELEQVVRTRQLHRAKRRKVPHPIVALAGYTNAGKSTLFNRITGAGVLAEDMLFATLDPTMRRMKLPHGRTVILSDTVGFISDLPTHLVAAFRATLEEVLEADIILHVRDMSDPDNAAQAEDVTRILADLGIEEAAQGVRVLEVWNKIDRLEPEARETLLAKAQPNEGKFAVSAVSGEGLDALLDNIADRLSGVLTETSVVLQPDQLKLLPWLYENAIVDGREDLEDGSVRIDLRLSGELATTLERRLGKAIEPPKEDWE is encoded by the coding sequence ATGCGTGCCGTGGTGCTTGTTCCGGTTCTCAAGGAGAGCCGCAACAATAAGTCCAACCAGCCGCCGAAGCCCGAGCGCCTTCCGGAAAGCCGGTTGGAAGAGGCGATCGGCCTCGCCCGCGCCATCGATCTCGAAATCGTCCACGGCGCAGTGGTCTTCGTCAATGATCCGCGTCCGGCGACCCTGATCGGCACCGGCAAGATCGAGGAGATCAAGGCGGTTCTCGATGAGCTGGACGCCGGCCTCGTGATCGTCGATCATCCGTTGACGCCTGTCCAGCAGCGCAATCTGGAACGCGAATGGAACGCCAAGGTCATCGACCGGACGGGCCTCATTCTCGAAATCTTCGGCCGCCGCGCCTCCACCAAGGAAGGCCGGCTGCAGGTCGAGCTGGCGCATCTCAACTACCAGAAGGGCCGGCTGGTCAGGAGCTGGACCCACCTTGAACGCCAGCGCGGCGGTGCCGGCTTCATGGGTGGTCCCGGTGAAACACAGATCGAGGCCGACCGCCGCATTCTGCAGGACAAGATCGTCAAGCTGGAGCGCGAGCTGGAGCAGGTCGTGCGTACACGCCAGCTGCATCGCGCCAAACGCCGCAAGGTGCCGCATCCGATCGTGGCGCTCGCGGGCTATACCAATGCCGGCAAGTCGACGCTGTTCAACCGCATCACCGGCGCCGGCGTTCTTGCCGAGGACATGCTGTTTGCCACCCTCGATCCGACCATGCGCCGCATGAAGCTACCGCATGGGCGCACGGTGATCCTGTCCGATACCGTCGGCTTCATCTCCGACCTGCCGACCCATCTCGTCGCTGCCTTCCGCGCCACGCTGGAAGAGGTGCTCGAAGCCGATATCATCCTGCATGTGCGCGACATGTCTGACCCGGACAACGCCGCGCAGGCCGAGGACGTGACGCGCATTCTCGCCGATCTCGGCATCGAGGAGGCCGCCCAGGGCGTCCGCGTCCTGGAAGTCTGGAACAAGATCGACCGGCTGGAGCCGGAAGCGCGCGAGACGCTTTTGGCCAAGGCCCAGCCGAACGAAGGCAAGTTTGCCGTCTCGGCCGTCTCGGGCGAGGGGCTGGACGCGCTCCTGGACAATATCGCTGACCGGCTGTCGGGCGTGCTCACCGAGACTTCCGTCGTTCTGCAGCCCGATCAGCTGAAACTGTTGCCGTGGCTCTATGAAAACGCCATCGTCGATGGCCGCGAGGATCTCGAAGACGGGTCGGTCAGGATCGACCTGCGTCTTTCGGGCGAACTGGCGACGACGCTCGAACGCCGTCTTGGCAAGGCGATCGAGCCGCCGAAGGAAGACTGGGAGTAG
- the hfq gene encoding RNA chaperone Hfq — protein MAERSQNLQDLFLNTVRKQKISLTIFLINGVKLTGVVTSFDNFCVLLRRDGHSQLVYKHAISTIMPGQPLQMFESEESAS, from the coding sequence ATGGCGGAACGTTCTCAGAATCTGCAAGACCTGTTTCTCAATACAGTTCGCAAGCAAAAAATCTCACTGACCATCTTCCTGATCAACGGCGTAAAGCTGACGGGAGTGGTGACATCTTTCGACAATTTCTGTGTGCTTCTTCGTCGTGACGGGCATTCCCAGCTCGTCTACAAGCATGCGATCTCGACCATCATGCCGGGTCAGCCGTTGCAGATGTTCGAGAGCGAAGAATCGGCATCCTGA